In the Fibrobacter sp. UWB4 genome, one interval contains:
- a CDS encoding outer membrane beta-barrel protein: MLLRKSCLLASLILALSTGTFAQSSDDDEWVSVDSPSPASSSDSNGSYDGSNDSEFANDEDYASAYARYKTQTTSRSEISKQRSEGFSQSVFLGARVQGGFNTFLGSNSEGWGAGWNAGAGLIIKISMFTKNFSLVPELTFNYRQYNYEKDMGVYTNKGKLNIMLFELPIMFRYTFEQYDLFAAAGLHLGLKLMGDTEFSSEANGGVFTGNSEKSTNTYVSTNMEVGLAIEGGYMLTRSVHLNLRVVQSFTNLLNQGLTVEPSFTNSTLLTFYTNVGISFLF, encoded by the coding sequence ATGCTTTTAAGAAAATCTTGCTTACTCGCGTCTCTGATCTTGGCCCTTTCCACAGGCACATTCGCTCAAAGTTCCGATGACGACGAATGGGTTTCAGTCGATTCGCCCAGCCCGGCCTCCAGTAGCGATTCCAACGGTTCATACGACGGCTCTAACGATAGCGAATTCGCAAACGACGAAGATTACGCTAGCGCATACGCAAGATACAAGACCCAGACGACATCGCGTTCCGAAATCAGCAAACAGCGAAGCGAAGGTTTTTCGCAGTCTGTTTTCCTCGGAGCTCGTGTGCAGGGCGGTTTCAACACGTTCCTCGGTTCAAACTCTGAAGGCTGGGGCGCAGGCTGGAACGCCGGTGCCGGTCTTATAATCAAGATTTCGATGTTCACAAAGAACTTCAGCCTTGTTCCAGAACTCACATTCAACTACCGCCAGTACAATTACGAAAAGGACATGGGCGTTTACACCAACAAGGGCAAGCTGAACATCATGTTGTTCGAACTCCCGATTATGTTCCGCTACACGTTCGAGCAATACGACCTTTTTGCAGCAGCTGGCTTGCATCTCGGACTTAAACTGATGGGCGATACGGAATTCAGTTCCGAAGCCAACGGCGGCGTATTCACAGGAAACTCCGAAAAAAGCACGAACACATACGTTTCAACAAATATGGAAGTGGGACTCGCCATCGAAGGCGGCTACATGCTTACAAGAAGCGTTCACTTGAACCTTCGCGTTGTGCAGAGTTTCACAAACCTCTTGAATCAGGGATTGACCGTAGAACCGTCCTTCACAAATTCAACGCTTCTGACGTTCTATACGAACGTTGGCATATCATTCCTGTTCTAA